The Burkholderia ambifaria AMMD genome contains the following window.
AGTTCGATGGCGGCGGCCAGGAGCCGGCCACCGATGCCGCGACCATGATGCGACGCATCGACCATCATTCCGAGCGACGCCGCATGACGCCGGCGCGGGTTCTGCTCCGGATGCAGCGCGAGATGGCCGACCACCGCGCCGTCAAGCTCGGCGACGAGGCTCACGCCCTGTTCGTGCAGGCGGTCGAGTCGCTGCTGCCATTTCTCGTGCGACGGAAATGGTTGCTGGAGCGTGTTCATGTACACCGCGGGGTGCGCGACGATTTGCCGAATCGCGTCGACGTCGTGCGTCTCGCTGTGCCGGATCGTGATATCGGTCATGACTGGGTAGAGTCGAAAGTATCGGGCCGGGGCACGTTGCCGCGCGAACGCAACAACGCATCGAGCTTATCCGATTTCACACGAATGAAACATGGTCACAGCGCAACGCGATTCCGTTGCATGCACAACCACACCACATTGCTCCGACCTAACGAAATCGGTAATTTATGACCGATCCAGCCGCCGGGAATCGGTAATTTCAGACCACCACTCCGGCATCTTCTGGGCGCGCCACCAATTAGTTGCGCTCGCAACATCAACACCATCCGCACCGCACGTCATCGCGTGTCATCTGCGCATCACGTCGACGTCATCTGCGCTCCCTAGACTGGGCGCCGCCCCACCCGGCAGTCGCCGGGCACGCGTGGGCCCACATCCTGCCCCGCGCATCACGAGCGTGCGGCACGCAGGATCGCGACAACGGCCGACGCGCCGACACGCACACGCACACGCACACGCATACGCATCGCCAGCCGTCCCGGAAGGGGGACGACGCACGGGCGCAACAGACGAAGTCACGAACGCTCCCATC
Protein-coding sequences here:
- a CDS encoding GNAT family N-acetyltransferase; this translates as MTDITIRHSETHDVDAIRQIVAHPAVYMNTLQQPFPSHEKWQQRLDRLHEQGVSLVAELDGAVVGHLALHPEQNPRRRHAASLGMMVDASHHGRGIGGRLLAAAIELAENWLNVTRLELTVFVDNPAAIALYEKHGFRIEGEAPDYALRDGAYASVYQMARIKGRQ